The sequence below is a genomic window from Bacteroidales bacterium MB20-C3-3.
TGCGGATGTCATGATAACAGAATGGATAAAATATGGTGGAATGAGCAGTGGATGGGATACCCGGTGGGACCATGGTACGGAGAGTCATCAAATGTTGATAATGCATATAAACTCACCGGGAAACTATTACTGATTAATGGGGAGCTTGATGATAATGTTGATCCCGCCTCAACTCTCCAGGTTGTAGATGCTCTGGTAAAGGCAGGAAAAGATTTTGAGCAGCTATATCTCCCTGGTTACGGCCACTCGCTTGGATCAGATTATGTGACCAGAAGAGTCTTTGAGTTTTTGTACAGGGGGAGATAGTACTTAATCAACTTCCCTTGAGGATCATACATCTATGAAATTTACGATTGCTGTTACTAACTCATGACTTACGGGGATGTCCGGATTAGTATATGAGGCTACATTCTCCTGAATATCTCCTGAGACTGTCTTAAGAACATGATTCATATCTTTTACAACATAAAACTGACTCTTAGGTGAGGCGTTTCTAAGAATGGTTGCCTCTTCCATATCAACCTGGATATCTTTTTCTGCCTGAATTATAAGTAAAGGAGACTTTAGTTTCTTAACATACTCTGCAGGGTCGTGCCTGAACCATGATATCATATAGGGCTGGACAGAAGGTCTGAACAAAATATTCATCTGGGAGGATACATTTTTAACAAGATGACCATTTTTTAGACTGTCAATTATACTCTCGGCCTCACTATACATTGCAGGGGGCATTTTTGGTTTCAGCTGTTTCTTAAGAGTAATATCAATAGGATTACCTGCACCGCAAAGGGACACAAAACCATTAATATTTGTCTCCTGAGCTGCGATTAATCCCAGCAGAGATCCTTCGCTGTGACCAATCAGATAAATTTTCTTATAGCCTTTTGCAGAGTAGTATTTTACGATAGCTATTATATCATAGAGATTATAAACACCACTGTGAAAATTATCCCGGACTTAAGTCCCTTTATATTTGACTAGACCCTGAATGAGTTGTACATCAGTGTAACCATCCATACTGTAAGAAGAACCGTAATAATAATAAATATCACAGCAACTGAGATCTCCGGGGCAGATATCTCAACCGGCCCTCCCTTCTTAAAATATTTCCACATAATATATTCTCCCAGCCGGCTTATTGATTTTGAAAAATAAAGAATAGCAGCAATAAATATCAGCTGCCCTTACAGAAGACCTGGAGAATATTAATGAGGCAATATATAGTAATAATGATAATGAGAGCCAGTTAATCCCATTTTGTGCAAATACAAAGTGCAGTTTAACCTCGAGGCCGGTTTTCACGGATATGATATCGGGGAAATGTGTGTTAGTTAGATAACCGGCAAATGAGGTTGCAATAATTACGGCTATACCTAGGAGCAATGATTTTCCTCAGGCGATATAATCAAAAGGATTTAACAGCTTTTTTATCATTTTTCATCCATTTTAACAATTTTCTCTATAAGGTCGTCAAGCATATTTCTTACAGTAGGATAGCTGAGTTTAAGCTTTTCAGCCATAATTTTCAGGCTACCACTACTCTTTACGAATTCCAAAATAAATGACTGCTCTTTCTGATCAAGCCTCATTAAAACAGGTAACTGAAAAAATCCGGTTACTGTAGTATCGCAATGTTCACACAGCATACTACTGACTCTTAACTGAGAGTCGCAGCTGGGACACAAAACAGGTAATCTCTTTTCCATTATATTTATCATTTATTCGACAAATATAATTGGAAATTTAATATAATTAAAAGTAAACTAAAATAAATTAATATTAAAATAAGAATAATTCAAGAGTAGCGAAGAATTCTTTCACTTACTCAAATCTATATTAGATAATTAAGATTTATTAAAAGAGAAATCGCTCAAAGGAAGAACTTTTTCTCATTGGGCTTTTTTGTACTATTTTTGCCGACATGGAAAAAATCTCAGCAGCAGCATTTGCAGATACAAAGCCACACTACAACATTTTAGACGGATTCCGGGGTGTAGCTGCATTAACGGTAGTATGGTTCCACATATTTGAGGCATTTGCAACCAGTCATATTGATCAGCGCATTAACCACGGCTATCTGGCTGTGGATTTTTTCTTTATCCTCTCCGGCTTTGTGATGGGTTACGCCTATGACGACAGGTGGAAAACCATGAGTTTGAAAGAGTTCTTTAAACGCAGGATAATAAGACTTCATCCTATGGTGGTTATGGGAGCGCTAATAGGTGCTGCAATGTTCTATACACAAGGGTGTTCCGTATGGGATGTGACAAAAATATCGGTGGGGATGCTAATAATTGCAACCGTTTTGAATGCCTTTATGATTCCAGCCACAACAGGCGGAGAAATCAGAGGAGTGGGGGAGATGTATCCGCTTAATGGCCCCACATGGTCACTCTTTTTTGAGTATATCGGCAATATACTTTATGCCCTCTTTATCCGCAAACTGGCTACAAAACCTCTTGCCGTACTGGTTGCCCTTGCAGGAGTTGGACTTGCCATTTTTGCAATCTGGGGGCCGTACGGTGATATTTGCGTGGGCTACTCAATGACAGGGGATAACATACTGGGAGGTTCGCTCCGATTGCTTTTCGCTTTCTCGGCTGGGTTGCTTATGTCAAGGGTATTTAAGCCGATCAGAAGAGAAGGTAATGGCTTTTTGGACAAATTCAAAGGAGGACTGGTTTATTACGCCTTCTGGATAGGTGCTGCGGCTATAGTGGTTTTGTCTGCTGTTCCGAGAATCGGAGGGGCAGAAAAACTATGGATGAACGGGATATACGACACATTCTGTTTTGCGGTTGCCTTTCCGCTACTGGTTTATATGGGTGCATCGGGAGAGACAAAAGGGAAATTCACTGTACGTATTAATAAATTTCTGGGAGATATTTCATATCCTCTATATATGGTTCACTATCCGTTTATTTACCTGTATTATGCATGGGTAAAGAATGAAAACCTGACTTTTGAACAATCGCTTCCCGGCGCACTTGCACTATTCTTTGGATCAATTGCACTGGCCTACATTTGCCTTAAACTTTATGATGAGCCGGTGAGAAAGTGGCTTACAAAGAGGTTTTTACTCCAGAGTAAGAAAAAATAACGAAGTGTTCTTCTCTACTTTAAATAGCCTTCCCAACAGTATACCAGGATGAGAAGTAATATTCTCCTCCAGTTGCCGCTCCATCTCAAATGAATTTCCGTTAACAAGGTATATACTGATTTTAGGGTATCGTTTATGGAAAGAGGCAATTATTTTTGGAATTACATACTGTGAAATCGTAGAGCTTGTTCCTATCCTGAACTCACCTGAGATACTATTTTGCATCTGACTAATCTCAAACTCCAGACCTCTGTATAGCTGAGCTATCTCCTTATATGAATTATAGACCCTCTCTCCAGCTTTAGTCAGGTAGATTTTATTCCCTTTTCTTTCAAAAAGACTTACTTTATATTTCTCTTCCAGCTCTTTGACATGTCTTGTGACAGCCGGCTGTGTAATATTCAGTTCATATGCGGCTTTTGAAAAGCTCAAATTCTCTGCTACTGCAATAAACACTTTGTCCCTGTAGTCCATGATATGTGATAACAATCTCCTTTGGTCAAGTTTTTAATAAGCTATATATGAAAAGATCAGTAAATAAGCCTCCTGTAAGGAGCTCTCCATCTCTTTCTATACCTTCCCGCATAAATCCCAGCCTTTCCGGAACTGCTATGCTGGCTGAGTTTCCAACAGCGCATTTAATCTGAATTCTATTCATGTTGAGTTCCTGGAATGCAAATTCGCAAAGTCTTTTAACAGATTTCGTTATTATTCCACGACCTTGAAAACTCTCTGATAACCAATATCCAATCTCGGTTTTCCTGTTCGCTCTGTCAGTACTCTTAAAGCCAATCAGTCCGGCCAGGCTGCCATCTATCCGTATGGTGAATGTGTACTCCATTTTATCCTTAGGCAGGTCAATTATAGAATCTACAAAGGATTGTGTATCAAATACTGACTTAGTCTGCTCTACAAACGGGAGCCATTTACCAAGATATTCGCGCTGCGAATTTATTGCAGCAAAGATATCAGCAGCATCCTCTTTGATAAGCTGCCTTAATTTGATTGTATTGTCTACTATTAACTCCATCGCTTGCGCTTAGTTTAGTGCGTTGAAAAAATCTTGTTGCCAGCCTCGCCTCAGAGGAAAAGTGTCAAACACCAAAAAATCAATCGTTTGCAAATATTTAAATAATCATGTAAATAGCATTATATCAAGTGTTTGACACTTTTCCTCTGAGGCAGTTCTTAGCCTGTTCACGGTCAACCGAAAATGTTTTGCTTTGAAGGTCACAAAGTTCGTATAGTTGGAGTGACTTCTCAAGGTATATTTGTGAGTTATCAAATCTCCCATTAAACCCAATTTGAGCGAGGCAATCCGCAAGAGCCTCAATGTTTTCAACATTGAATCCTTTATGACTATGCAAATATTTTTCAGATTCCTCTTTTTCTAATTCCAGAAATTTATCAAGATCAAAATTCATCTCGCTCAATAACATTCCCTTAGCCTCTTCAATTTGACTCTCAAGGGTAATTGCTAATAGGTCTGAACCACCAAAAAGTAACTGACGAATTGCATTAATTATCTGTCCTATTTTGCTGATTTCTCGTAGTATATAGTCTTTCTGTTCCATGTAGATCCCTACTTTTTCCTTATCACCTTAAACAGTGCTGGATTATTTTTCTGATCAACAAACGACATCTCATCATCTTTAAGTATTCTGCCACTGATGGTAGTTGCTTTGAGGATGCTCTTGGTTTGGTCTATAGGGATCAGGGTAGCGACAGGATGGGAGTATGTATATTCGTAAGTATCAGTGCTCTTTTTGCCAGTGGAGATTTCAGTATAGTTAAAAAGGCAGGTGGTTCTGTCGAAAACAATCTCAAGCGCAAAGGATGTATTGCTTCCGTTCCATTGAGTCATATAGAGCCCGTTTGTCTCTATTGGAAATAGCATATTGTAATTAGGGCCTGTACCACCGAGCGGATTGTCATCGTTGCATCCGCTAAGGGTTAAAACTCCAATAATCAGGCTTAGAGCTATTAATAAAAATGGTTTTCCTTTTATCATGATATTCAATTAAATACAAAAAACTATGGCAAGGTATACTCTCGCGCCTCTTTTGTCAACGGAATTACATCTGACTGATGGATGTATTTAAGGCTGAATTTGCGGTTGAGGGCCATAAGGAGCTTCAGTCCGAATGAGAGCCTGGAAAGGTAGGAGTAGAGGCCGATAGCACCGTAAGAGATTGGCTTGCCGGTCTCTTTGTAAATGCTTTTGATATAATTGGCATCTTTGAAAATGGTATCGGCAGTATCCCCAAAAGCTTTGTAGGAGGCGGGAGTGGCATCATTTTCAATTAATTCTCCAATATTCTTCCCTGTGACAGCTGCGGCCATTGCAGCCCGGCCTATACCTACTAATTTAATATTTGGTGCCCCCAGTGCCAATGCCTTGAACATAGTGTCCTCCATTGCGATACCTCCGGCAATTGCTATTTCCGGAATCCACAAATTCTCCTCTCTCAGCTCTCCAACCAGCCTGTTTACGATTTTTATAAGATCAATTGTTGGATGGCTCCACTCATTCATCATTTTATTAGGGCTGTTGCCACTACCGCCTCCTGCTCCGTCAAATGTAATCAGGTCAACATTATTGGCAGAGGCAATTTGCAATACTCTTCTGATATCGTTAACATCAAACCCTGCCATTTTGAAAAATATGTTTTTTGCACCATAGGTCCGGAACCTGGCAATAATCTCCCCAAAAGAGGCCTCATTCCACATAGGTAGTCGGCCACACTGAATCAGTCCAGAACCATTTGGATTCTCAAAAACCAAATACCCGTTTTTCTTAAGAAATTCCGCCTCTTCTGCTGAATTTACAGGCGCCACATGCTGAATTCCCTTTGCAGCCTGTCCGAATTTAATTTCAATTGACTTCAGATCAAAGTTTTGCAAGGCATACTCCGCCGTGCCCAAAACAATATCATCGGCATTAACCTGGAGAATAATATCCCCGTACCCTCTGTCATACCGCCTGAAATACTCAACCATCTTACCAAGGAACGGAGCATGAGAAATCTTACCATTACTGTCATGACGCAAATCCTTATCCAACTTAATGGCATTCTCCCCAATCACAACCATTATACCCGCCATCGCAGCCCCGGAGTAGTAATCCTGCCAGTTAAGCTTAGCCATTGCCGGTAAAATGACCGGAGCCCTGAGCTTTATTTTTCTCTCATAACCAAACTCATATGAAATATCTACAGAATGAACATTGGTTGTTTCAGAGTCTTCAGCCGCACCCATCGCCCCAAAAACACGGCCATTAATGTTAAAATGAGAAAAGTCAAAAGGGTAAACCTTTTCTGATGCAAATTGGTTGTTTGCTGTGCCGAATGGATAGGCCGCCTCAATCCCCCTTACGGCAGAGAGCCCGATTTCGCATAAGCCGGGGCACTTGTCCGAACACACTGAGCACATCCCGGATAAATCAGATATATCATTGGGAGTTCTCAGCTTTGTGTTGTTAAACAACGATGATAATTTTGGACTATGTGACATATTATTAAATATTTAACAATTGCATTTTTGTAACCAATTTTATGCAAGCAAGTTACAAAAAACTATGGCAAGGTCAAACCTTTTTCATCGC
It includes:
- a CDS encoding acyltransferase, producing the protein MEKISAAAFADTKPHYNILDGFRGVAALTVVWFHIFEAFATSHIDQRINHGYLAVDFFFILSGFVMGYAYDDRWKTMSLKEFFKRRIIRLHPMVVMGALIGAAMFYTQGCSVWDVTKISVGMLIIATVLNAFMIPATTGGEIRGVGEMYPLNGPTWSLFFEYIGNILYALFIRKLATKPLAVLVALAGVGLAIFAIWGPYGDICVGYSMTGDNILGGSLRLLFAFSAGLLMSRVFKPIRREGNGFLDKFKGGLVYYAFWIGAAAIVVLSAVPRIGGAEKLWMNGIYDTFCFAVAFPLLVYMGASGETKGKFTVRINKFLGDISYPLYMVHYPFIYLYYAWVKNENLTFEQSLPGALALFFGSIALAYICLKLYDEPVRKWLTKRFLLQSKKK
- a CDS encoding GNAT family N-acetyltransferase, whose protein sequence is MELIVDNTIKLRQLIKEDAADIFAAINSQREYLGKWLPFVEQTKSVFDTQSFVDSIIDLPKDKMEYTFTIRIDGSLAGLIGFKSTDRANRKTEIGYWLSESFQGRGIITKSVKRLCEFAFQELNMNRIQIKCAVGNSASIAVPERLGFMREGIERDGELLTGGLFTDLFIYSLLKT
- a CDS encoding LysR family transcriptional regulator, with amino-acid sequence MDYRDKVFIAVAENLSFSKAAYELNITQPAVTRHVKELEEKYKVSLFERKGNKIYLTKAGERVYNSYKEIAQLYRGLEFEISQMQNSISGEFRIGTSSTISQYVIPKIIASFHKRYPKISIYLVNGNSFEMERQLEENITSHPGILLGRLFKVEKNTSLFFLTLE
- a CDS encoding DUF2089 family protein — its product is MNIMEKRLPVLCPSCDSQLRVSSMLCEHCDTTVTGFFQLPVLMRLDQKEQSFILEFVKSSGSLKIMAEKLKLSYPTVRNMLDDLIEKIVKMDEK
- a CDS encoding glutamate synthase-related protein produces the protein MSHSPKLSSLFNNTKLRTPNDISDLSGMCSVCSDKCPGLCEIGLSAVRGIEAAYPFGTANNQFASEKVYPFDFSHFNINGRVFGAMGAAEDSETTNVHSVDISYEFGYERKIKLRAPVILPAMAKLNWQDYYSGAAMAGIMVVIGENAIKLDKDLRHDSNGKISHAPFLGKMVEYFRRYDRGYGDIILQVNADDIVLGTAEYALQNFDLKSIEIKFGQAAKGIQHVAPVNSAEEAEFLKKNGYLVFENPNGSGLIQCGRLPMWNEASFGEIIARFRTYGAKNIFFKMAGFDVNDIRRVLQIASANNVDLITFDGAGGGSGNSPNKMMNEWSHPTIDLIKIVNRLVGELREENLWIPEIAIAGGIAMEDTMFKALALGAPNIKLVGIGRAAMAAAVTGKNIGELIENDATPASYKAFGDTADTIFKDANYIKSIYKETGKPISYGAIGLYSYLSRLSFGLKLLMALNRKFSLKYIHQSDVIPLTKEAREYTLP